A stretch of DNA from Brassica napus cultivar Da-Ae unplaced genomic scaffold, Da-Ae ScsIHWf_875;HRSCAF=1241, whole genome shotgun sequence:
CAAGTGTAATGTTAGTGATTGGTTGTTTTGTCCTGGTTTTGGTGGGACCTGTGTTTTAGCGTTTTAGTTGTGTGTTTTGAAAAGTCGTTGGCGCTGACGTGGCAAGTGGTTAACGTTTTTCAGGAACACGGCACCGCGTAGGCGGTGTGAATCCTACCCACCACACTGTGTGCTAACTAAGTGTCTGTTTTGTATATTGTTTATATGGGGAGCCTTTGTTTTGAGTTTAGTATTtaatgtagatttttttttccttggtatTTATGCAACAGTCAAGTATTTTTATCTACATATAATTTATTCTTAGATAAACGAAATTGTCTTGGGTTAttctttttagaaaatattaaattgatgAAGGTTATTTGATctacatataatttaaattaattatttcaaatataattatatttatatttttgtttcaacctatattattgtattttagATATTCAGAACCAAATTGATTAAGCTCTAGACCAAACTAGTTGGAAGGCAAAGTCAAACTAGTTAGATAGTCGGATATTTGTACAAGATTTTAGATATTTGAAATGTTTCAAGGAAAAAAACCATTCACATATTTATGgctatttatttctattacagttcagtttttttttcaagtatACTATTTGAACAAAGTCAAATTAGCAATGGAAAAATTCATGAAAAGTATTCATCATCATTGGATTCTTGACTCTTTCAGAAAGATTAGTTGAAAATTGATACtcttatacaaataaaacaaatcaacaGATTAAAATGGAGGTTTCAATGCAGTGCTGAAGAGGATTCTTGTTGCTGATGATGCCAAGCAACAACATCTTTGTAAGGTAGATTACCACCAAAAATGTCCAAGGCACTTCCCACTGTTACATCCACACGTCCCTTTCCTGCTTCTTTGATCCTCTCTACATCATCCATCACCGTCACGCCTCCCGCATAAGTTACTGGAATCTGTCATAAAGTCAAAACTACATCTAAGCTCCCTAATCCAAAGCTAAAGACATCAAATTTTCAATCAAGACTCTGACTTTCTAGCACGTCCATGTGTGTTTGTTACTCACCGGAGAATAGTTGCCCAGCAATGCAACAAGCTCTTCATCAATCCCCAGCCTTAAGAAAACAAGTATTAGGATCAGTTACTGACTGACTAATTCAAAATGAGTCCACTCTTAAGACACTGAAAACACACAAAAGCTTACTTCTTTCCTTCAACATCAACACCATGCACCAGAAACTCATCTGCAAACCCTCCAAGAAACTCCAATGATTTCTCATCAAGCAAGACGTCGCTAAACTTCTGCCACCTATCAGTAACAATCGCGTATCTTCCATCCTGTTATAAAACGGGATGAAACTTGTCATAAAAACATCAAACTGAAGATGAAACATGCCGGAGAATCAATCACCTTCTTTCTGCAGCTAAGGTCCAATATCAATCTCTGTTTCCCAACAATCTTCACAAGATCTTTCAGTCTTTCAAGATCAAGCTTACCATTGTTAAACACatactgaaaaaaaaacatcaacagTAGTAAACATGATTATTACAACTAACACAATCCCCTAtgataacaaattaaaaaagagAGCTATTACCGAAGTGACAATAACATGACTTGCTCCTTCCTCTATATAACTCAAACAATTCTCTGAACTGATTCCACCTCCAACTTGCAAACCGCCTAGAATCATCATCGTCTTGTATCAAACCAAACAGTAAGAACAAAACCCCACACCAAAAAGGCATTACCGGGATAAGCATGTAACGCTCCAAGAGCTGCAGCTTGGCTTAAAGGGTCTGCTCCAAGCATTATAACATGACCACCAGTAAGCCCATCTTCTTTGTACATCTTTGCGTACTCCTCAGCGGATTTGTCTGACTCGAAGTTCGTAACGAGAACAGAACCGTCTTCTTTTGAGTCACTTAGAGTGGATCCAACTATTTGTTTCACTTTCCCCTTCAAGAACAATGATATGAAAATCAAGCAGAGAGCTTTATAAAAAAGGATTCAGCTTTTAGTACCTTGTGGATGTCGATGCAAGGTCTGAACTGAACAGCGGATACTACTTGCACCCTCAAGGGTCCTACAAGACATAATCAAAGATTTGAGAAACtgcgtaaaaaaaaaataaataaaccagAACCAGGTTCGTacgttttttcttttggaaagCAGTGGTACGGAGAGTTTGGGATGTTTGTTGAACAGAGAGCTCTGGTTCTTCTGGAAACAAGGGATGCCACCATTGGAGTAGAACTGAGAGCTGTAAGTTCTCATCTTTGGATTAGGTGAAGAAGATTTATGCAATTTCTGGTTCTACTTCTGGTGATTAGGTGTGGGCCGTGTGGCATGGGTAAACTAACCCAACCAAAATAATTAACCAAATTCAAATATTAGGAACAGAACCAAACTGAACAATTATAAATAACagaatattttctatttttacataTCTTAAATATCTAAATCGAAATATCCAAGTTTTGTAAAtacaatttataaatctaattttatatgaaaaatagttattcgtcaaaataatttaaattagaaaaatttcTTAaggtaacattaaaaaaaactatcagtgatttttttatcataaatgagagaattgtattttaaattattctgttttgcaaaaaaatatttaaattatttaatattgtgCATGAATAACtcgatatttatttaaattattatcaaaatcaaaacatatcctATGTATACCCAAAAGGCCAAAACAACAGACCTAAACTTAACCAAATACCTGAATCACATACCCAAACTTAGAAATTCGGTTTATTCCGGTTTTATCAATAACCAGAGATGATTTGATTAAACTGGACTCGGCGAAAAAGTTCCGATCTTTAGGAATTCTCCGACAAAACAGAGTGATGCGGTGGAACAAGAAGAACGTCATCAACCTCGTCTCCAACTCCACACACCTCCCTGCCCCTCTATCCCCGCCGCCACCCGAGATCTACCGCTTACCCCATCCTCCACCCAAACCTCCCAACAACAACACCCCAATCCCTCccactctcactctctctccATCTCCACGTCACTCCCACTTCCTCACCTTCCTCGAATCCAACCTCCCCCACCACCAATCCCTAACCCCCAAATCCCTCACCCAATTCCTCCGATCCCACCTCCGCCACCACCCTCTCTTCGCCCACCACGACTTCGCCGTCTTCACCTGGGCCTCCACCCTCGACGCCTTCCGCCACGACCACGACTCCTTCCTCTGGATGTCGCGTTCCCTCGCCGCCACCCACCGCTTCTCCGATCTCCACCGTCTCCTCCTTTTCATCGCCTCGAACCCCTGCCCTTGCGCATCAGGGATCTTCTCTTGCCCAAAGCTCGAATCTTTATTCAGTTCCGGGATCGACGCCTTCTGCAGAGCTGGGAAGATGGATTACGCTCTGTTAGCGTTTGAGACAATGAAGAGATTGATCGATGGGAAGATAAGCGTTGGAGTTTACAACACTGTGTTGAATGGGTATGTGAAGAAGAAGGGTTGTGATATGGAGAAGGCGTTGGGGTTTTACAAGAGGATGGTGAAGGTCGATGCGTGTACGTTTAATATTCTCATCAACGGTTATTGCAGGAGCGGTGAGTTTGAGATGGCGTTGGGTGTGTTTAAGGAGATGAGGGAGAGAGGTTGTGAGCCTAATGTGGTTAGCTTCAATACTATTATAAGAGGGTTTTTAGGGAAGGGGAAGGTTGAGGAAGGTGTTAGAATGGCTTACGAGATGATTGAGTTAGGTTGTGGAGTCTCTGAAGCTACTTGCGAGATTCTTGTTGATGGGTTGTGTAGAGAAGGTTTGGTTGATGATGCTTTTGGGTTGGTGATGGATCTGACGGCGAAGAGGGTTTTACCTAAAGGGTTTGATTATGGGAGTTTAGTTGAGAAGCTTTGTAGAGATAAGAAAGTGGATAGAGcggtggagatggtggaggaGGTGTGGAAGAATAAGGGTGGAGCTCCGTGTTTGATTGCTTGTACTACACTCGTCGAAGGGTTGAGGAGATCAGGGAGAGCGGAGAAAGCTTCAGAGTTTATGGAGAAGATGATTATGAATGTAGGCTTGGTTCCTGATAGTGTGACGTTTAACTTGCTTCTTCGGGATCTCTGTGATTCTGGTCGTTCGATGGATGCAAACAGGTTGAGAGTGTTGGCAACAGGCAAAGGGTTTGAGGCTGATGAGACGACGTACCGTGTTTTGGTTTCGGGGTTCTCGAAAGAAGGGAGAAGGAAGGAAGGAGAGGTTTTGGTGAATGAGATGTTGGATAAAGACATGTTGTCTGATATCTTTACATATAATAGATTGATGGATGGTTTGTCCACAGGTGGAAAATTTTCAAAGAAGCAAGTCCGGTTAGATTAACCAGTGTGACTTCTTCGGCCAAAGGAATATGTCAAACACAtttgattttgaagaaaatgagATATGAAATGGAAACCAAGTTATATAGTAGAGGTCTCATAATAATTTAATTGTGACTAGAGAGAGATTAGGTATGAATTGTAACGATAACAATCTCCAAAAGCCAAAACCAATTCAGACAAGGAGGCTCACTTTTGTTACGAAAAGCAAAGTCtcactcttttttctttttttttttttttgctttgtagAGAAAATCTCCTTTTATTAGagtttttaatagaaaaaaaaactgtaatttTTCTTGTTCATGTAAATATGAGACATTACTTTGCTTTGTCTACAACATTTAAAGTTACACGAAACTAGTAAATGATTCACTTTACTCTTGTCTGATTCCTTATCTATACTAATCAAtgtcagtttaaaaaaaaaatattgggtcACTTgagtcaatttttatttttgctgtGTCGTTTACAGATAAATTTGGGTTGCCGAGTATTTCGTGATTTTGATAGCAACTAGAAAGATGTAGCCATTGTACAAACCGTGGCATCCACAACTTTTCTCTTGGAACATCCAGATCAAGGGAAAGGCTTGgttgatataaatatatgaactTGTGGTCCCATTGGTTCTGTTATTTCTTGGGCTGCAACTTCTGGACTCAGGTGATGGAAAACATAAACTCACTACTATAAATACTAAATAGAGCCATAGAGGGTTAAAAAGGCGTGACATGTCTCGCTGGTTCTGAAAGCAAATGTGCGCATTTGTTTTATTTAGATACTATCATAGATATAAAGCTAACCCCATCTGGATTACACACTACCAACCTTTTTTTTATACGTACGCATAATTAAGTCTTTCTTAGCAAAATCACACATACACAAACCCATCTCATTCCAACCTTCACGTTGACTTGACTGGTCATATGAATGAACGTATGGCTTAGTTATCTGTAGAAACCTACAACATTATAAGATTGCCACATGCAAGTTACAAAACCAAAGACTTGAAGTGAAACAACAATAACTAAACATAAGTaaataaaacacacacataaataagaaaaaaattaaagacaaCAATAActaaacatatagaaaaaaatgattgaaaacatataaatggCAAAAGACACATCATACAAGGAATCTCCAAATCGAGAGTCAAAATGAAGGTGAAGGTAGGCATACACTTGATTAGATATACAATCGGAAAATATGCAACGTAAACGAAGAtttgataaatcaattttattgttGGTCGACATTTGTGCAGCAAACTATATATGATAAAACCAATActtttataaaaactatagAACATCAAAGAGTAAAAACTACCTGTGTAGCACCAGAATCAACCACACTTAGTGGGAACCTCTTGACTCTGAAATCAAATATGTTAGCAGAAACATTTCTTCTCCTCCTATAACATTTctccattcaccagcttcatcatcaaaCCAGAGTAATTCATCAGCCAGAACCTGACAAAATAGTGGTCTTCTCAGGTTTCTTCTCCGAACAAAACCAACTACTATGCGTAGGCTTAGTAGAGTTGTTGTCGCCTAAACATATGTACACCATCAGCTCCTTCAGACCTTCTTCTGACCGCCTCTTGAAGATAATTTCCGATCAAAGAATGAAATCAAGACCACGTGAAGTAAAAGCGTCGGTCCGGTGGTATTGGATTGGTACTCGCGTGAGGCAATCAAGGGTTACGTTGTCGCAATTGTTCTCATGAAAAAGCGTCATCTTTCTGCGCGAAGAAGAATATCAACAATGCGAACTGAACTGAATAAAATCTTTCTTGTCCAAAATGAATAGGTTGacaatttcaattttttctaGTTGCTTTTTAGTGGGTTTTTTGGCCAAACATATAGTAGTTATGGCGAATTAATAACTTGCTGGAAACTTGTAATGGACACTACTATCTGGTATCTGACCAAAAACAAGGATTTCGTCTTCCAGCACTGGCACTgtctcttaaaaaaatatatgaaagcTAGTCTTGATCTTCTCAGGACACTTGTAGAGGAAtatcacccccccccccccccctactACCATCAACCCATGCAAAGGACAGATTCATTCAAAACTAGCTGGTAAAAAGGTATTATTACTTttagtaacaaaaacaaaaccttgATTTTTAGTCTAGTCAGCAAATcatacataaataaaacatttttttttcagaatgatTTATATGTAGCCTAATCAATAATCTCAAATAAAGCGTCTAGCTACCAT
This window harbors:
- the LOC125606399 gene encoding pentatricopeptide repeat-containing protein At2g36240-like, which encodes MRWNKKNVINLVSNSTHLPAPLSPPPPEIYRLPHPPPKPPNNNTPIPPTLTLSPSPRHSHFLTFLESNLPHHQSLTPKSLTQFLRSHLRHHPLFAHHDFAVFTWASTLDAFRHDHDSFLWMSRSLAATHRFSDLHRLLLFIASNPCPCASGIFSCPKLESLFSSGIDAFCRAGKMDYALLAFETMKRLIDGKISVGVYNTVLNGYVKKKGCDMEKALGFYKRMVKVDACTFNILINGYCRSGEFEMALGVFKEMRERGCEPNVVSFNTIIRGFLGKGKVEEGVRMAYEMIELGCGVSEATCEILVDGLCREGLVDDAFGLVMDLTAKRVLPKGFDYGSLVEKLCRDKKVDRAVEMVEEVWKNKGGAPCLIACTTLVEGLRRSGRAEKASEFMEKMIMNVGLVPDSVTFNLLLRDLCDSGRSMDANRLRVLATGKGFEADETTYRVLVSGFSKEGRRKEGEVLVNEMLDKDMLSDIFTYNRLMDGLSTGGKFSKKQVRLD
- the LOC106451129 gene encoding 1-(5-phosphoribosyl)-5-[(5-phosphoribosylamino)methylideneamino] imidazole-4-carboxamide isomerase, chloroplastic-like; the encoded protein is MRTYSSQFYSNGGIPCFQKNQSSLFNKHPKLSVPLLSKRKRPLRVQVVSAVQFRPCIDIHKGKVKQIVGSTLSDSKEDGSVLVTNFESDKSAEEYAKMYKEDGLTGGHVIMLGADPLSQAAALGALHAYPGGLQVGGGISSENCLSYIEEGASHVIVTSYVFNNGKLDLERLKDLVKIVGKQRLILDLSCRKKDGRYAIVTDRWQKFSDVLLDEKSLEFLGGFADEFLVHGVDVEGKKLGIDEELVALLGNYSPIPVTYAGGVTVMDDVERIKEAGKGRVDVTVGSALDIFGGNLPYKDVVAWHHQQQESSSALH